In Balaenoptera acutorostrata chromosome 12, mBalAcu1.1, whole genome shotgun sequence, a single window of DNA contains:
- the ATRAID gene encoding all-trans retinoic acid-induced differentiation factor produces the protein MAPRSLDSPLSVVPWAAALLLVLSVERALALPESFYTCQIGAGRLRSHWRAHNIYVRIVFSKMRSFPGQDLVQKFSGALFWRLVPRGRNASSSKPDIKICIQCPGSVQNLSEVALYCKQTPELMLHARCCLNWKGTILGLDLQNCSLKDPGPYFPQAHTAIIIDLQANPLQGDLANTFHGFTQLQTLILPQDVNCPGGINAWDTVTFYINNQTCQEQRKLCNSTGDSEMCPENGSCVPGGPGLLQCVCAEGFHGYKCMRQGSFSLLMFFGILGSTTLSISILLWGTQRRKAKAS, from the exons ATGGCCCCTCGCAGCCTCGACAGTCCTTTGAGCGTGGTGCCCTGGGCTGCAGCCCTACTCCTCGTTCTGAGCGTGGAAAGGGCTTTGGCGCTACCCGAG TCCTTTTACACCTGCCAAATCGGGGCTGGCAGATTGAGAAGTCATTGGAGAGCGCATAATATATATGTTCGAATAGTATTCTCAAAGATGAGGTCCTTCCCTGGACAAGATCTGGTACAGAAATTCTCTGGTGCGCTGTTTTGGCGCCTGGTTCCAAGGGGAAGAAATGCGTCTTCTAGTAAACCTGACATAAAG aTATGCATCCAGTGTCCAGGGAGTGTGCAAAATTTGTCAGAAGTGGCTCTTTATTGTAAGCAGACACCAGAGCTAATGCTGCACGCCCGCTGCTGCCTGAATTGGAAGGGCACCATcctggg GCTGGATCTCCAGAACTGCTCTCTGAAGGACCCTGGTCCATACTTTCCTCAGGCACATACTGCTATCATCAT AGACCTGCAGGCAAACCCCCTCCAGGGTGACTTGGCCAACACCTTCCATGGCTTTACCCAGCTCCAGACTCT GATACTGCCACAAGATGTCAACTGTCCTGGAGGTATTAATGCTTGGGATACTGTCACTTTTTATATAAACAACCAAACCTGCCAAGAACAAAGGAAGCTTTGCAACAGCACTGGGGACTCAG AAATGTGTCCTGAGAATGGATCTTGTGTACCTGGTGGTCCAGGTCTCTTGCAGTGTGTTTGTGCTGAAGGCTTCCATGGCTACAAGTGTATGCGCCAG GGCTCCTTCTCACTGCTCATGTTCTTTGGGATTCTGGGATCCACCACATTATCCATCTCCATCCTCCTTTGGGGGACTCAACGCCGAAAAGCCAAGGCTTCATGA
- the SLC5A6 gene encoding sodium-dependent multivitamin transporter isoform X1, with protein sequence MSVAVSTSAPLPPASDTNMVTSTFSLVDYVVFVLLLVLSLAIGLYHAYRGWGRHTIGQLLLADRKMGCFPVALSLLATFQSAVAILGVPSEIYRFGTQYWFLGCSYFLGLLIPAHVFIPIFYRLHLTSAYEYLELRFNKAVRVCGTVTFVFQMVIYMGVVLYAPSLALNAVTGFDLWLSVLTLGIVCTVYTALGGLKAVIWTDVFQTLVMFLGQLVVIIVGSAKVGGLGHVWDVASQHGLISGIELDPDPFVRHTFWTLAFGGVFMMLSLYGVNQAQVQRYLSSRTEKAAVLSCYAVFPCQQVVLCMGCLIGLVMFAYYQEYPMSTQQTQAAPDQFVLYFVMDLLRGLPGLPGLFVACLFSGSLSTISSAFNSLATVTMEDLIRPWFPHFSEVRATMLSRIIAFGYGLLCLGMAYISSQMGPVLQAAISIFGMVGGPLLGLFCLGMFFPCANPPGAIVGLLAGLIMAFWIGIGSIVTSTGSGRAPTPSDGSSFSLPSNLTAVTMATLMPSTTISRPTGLQRLYSLSYLWYSAHNSTTVIVVGLAVSLLSGGMRGRTLNPRTIYPVLPKLVALLPMSCQKRLHCKTLSQDLSVDTAVFPEKVSNGMLRGSRDKEAMDVPEEGPAHQGVSPTFVLQETSL encoded by the exons ATGAGTGTGGCGGTGAGCacctccgctcccctccccccagcctcagaCACCAACATGGTCACATCCACCTTCTCCCTGGTGGACTATGTGGTCTTTGTCCTGCTGCTGGTTCTCTCCCTTGCCATTGGGCTCTACCATGCCTATCGTGGCTGGGGGCGACACACCATCGGCCAGCTGCTGTTGGCGGACCGCAAAATGGGCTGCTTTCCTGTGGCGCTGTCCTTGCTGGCCACCTTCCAGTCAGCCGTGGCCATCCTGGGCGTACCGTCCGAGATCTACCGATTTGGGACCCAGTATTGGTTCCTGGGCTGCTCctatttcctggggctgctgatCCCAGCACATGTCTTCATCCCAATCTTCTACCGCCTGCATCTCACCAGTGCCTACGAG TACCTGGAGCTCCGGTTCAATAAAGCTGTGCGGGTTTGTGGGACCGTGACCTTCGTCTTTCAGATG GTAATCTACATGGGGGTTGTCCTCTATGCACCGTCATTGGCCCTCAATGCAG TGACTGGCTTTGATCTCTGGCTGTCAGTGCTGACCCTAGGCATTGTCTGTACCGTCTACACTGCTCTG GGTGGACTGAAGGCAGTCATCTGGACAGATGTGTTCCAGACACTGGTTATGTTCCTAGGGCAGCTGGTGGTTATCATTGTGGGGTCGGCCAAGGTGGGCGGTTTGGGGCACGTGTGGGATGTGGCTTCCCAGCATGGCCTTATCTCTGGAATCGA GCTGGATCCGGACCCTTTTGTGCGGCACACTTTCTGGACGCTGGCCTTCGGGGGTGTCTTCATGATGCTCTCCTTGTATGGAGTGAACCAGGCTCAGGTGCAGCGCTACCTCAGTTCCCGCACGGAGAAGGCTGCGGTGCT CTCCTGCTACGCCGTCTTCCCTTGCCAGCAGGTGGTCCTCTGCATGGGCTGCCTTATTGGCCTGGTCATGTTCGCCTACTACCAGGAGTATCCCATGAGCACCCAGCAGACTCAAGCAGCCCCTGACCAG TTCGTCCTGTACTTTGTGATGGATCTCCTGAGAGGCCTGCCAGGCCTGCCTGGGCTTTTTGTTGCCTGCCTCTTCAGTGGCTCCCTAAG caCCATATCCTCTGCTTTTAATTCACTGGCAACTGTTACAATGGAAGACTTGATTCGACCCTGGTTCCCTCATTTCTCCGAAGTCCGGGCCACCATGCTTTCCAGAATCATCG cCTTTGGCTATGGGCTACTTTGTCTGGGAATGGCCTATATTTCCTCCCAGATGGGACCTGTGCTGCAG GCAGCGATCAGCATCTTTGGTATGGTTGGGGGCCCGCTGCTCGGACTCTTCTGCCTTGGGATGTTCTTTCCTTGTGCCAATCCTCCC GGTGCCATTGTGGGCCTGTTGGCTGGACTGATCATGGCCTTCTGGATCGGCATTGGGAGCATAGTGACCAGCACGGGCTCTGGCAGAGCACCCACTCCCTCTGATGGGTCCAGCTTTTCCCTGCCCAGCAATCTGACTGCTGTCACCATGGCCACACTGATGCCCTCGACTACTATCTCCAG ACCCACAGGGCTACAGCGGCTCTACTCCCTGTCGTATTTATGGTACAGCGCTCACAACTCCACCACGGTCATTGTGGTGGGCCTGGCTGTCAGTCTGCTCAGTG GCGGAATGCGGGGCCGGACCCTGAACCCTCGGACCATTTACCCGGTGTTGCCGAAACTCGTTGCCCTCCTGCCCATGTCCTGTCAGAAGCGACTTCACTGCAAAACCCTCAGCCAG GATCTCTCTGTGGACACTGCTGTGTTTCCAGAGAAGGTGAGCAATGGGATGCTGAGGGGCAGCAGAGACAAGGAGGCCATGGATGTGCCTGAGGAAGGCCCAGCCCACCAGGGGGTCAGCCCCACCTTCGTCCTTCAGGAGACCTCGCTCTGA
- the SLC5A6 gene encoding sodium-dependent multivitamin transporter isoform X2 produces MSVAVSTSAPLPPASDTNMVTSTFSLVDYVVFVLLLVLSLAIGLYHAYRGWGRHTIGQLLLADRKMGCFPVALSLLATFQSAVAILGVPSEIYRFGTQYWFLGCSYFLGLLIPAHVFIPIFYRLHLTSAYEYLELRFNKAVRVCGTVTFVFQMVIYMGVVLYAPSLALNAVTGFDLWLSVLTLGIVCTVYTALGGLKAVIWTDVFQTLVMFLGQLVVIIVGSAKVGGLGHVWDVASQHGLISGIELDPDPFVRHTFWTLAFGGVFMMLSLYGVNQAQVQRYLSSRTEKAAVLSCYAVFPCQQVVLCMGCLIGLVMFAYYQEYPMSTQQTQAAPDQFVLYFVMDLLRGLPGLPGLFVACLFSGSLSTISSAFNSLATVTMEDLIRPWFPHFSEVRATMLSRIIAFGYGLLCLGMAYISSQMGPVLQAAISIFGMVGGPLLGLFCLGMFFPCANPPGAIVGLLAGLIMAFWIGIGSIVTSTGSGRAPTPSDGSSFSLPSNLTAVTMATLMPSTTISRPTGLQRLYSLSYLWYSAHNSTTVIVVGLAVSLLSGGMRGRTLNPRTIYPVLPKLVALLPMSCQKRLHCKTLSQDLSVETAVFPEKVSNGMLRGSRDKEAMDVPEEGPAHQGVSPTFVLQETSL; encoded by the exons ATGAGTGTGGCGGTGAGCacctccgctcccctccccccagcctcagaCACCAACATGGTCACATCCACCTTCTCCCTGGTGGACTATGTGGTCTTTGTCCTGCTGCTGGTTCTCTCCCTTGCCATTGGGCTCTACCATGCCTATCGTGGCTGGGGGCGACACACCATCGGCCAGCTGCTGTTGGCGGACCGCAAAATGGGCTGCTTTCCTGTGGCGCTGTCCTTGCTGGCCACCTTCCAGTCAGCCGTGGCCATCCTGGGCGTACCGTCCGAGATCTACCGATTTGGGACCCAGTATTGGTTCCTGGGCTGCTCctatttcctggggctgctgatCCCAGCACATGTCTTCATCCCAATCTTCTACCGCCTGCATCTCACCAGTGCCTACGAG TACCTGGAGCTCCGGTTCAATAAAGCTGTGCGGGTTTGTGGGACCGTGACCTTCGTCTTTCAGATG GTAATCTACATGGGGGTTGTCCTCTATGCACCGTCATTGGCCCTCAATGCAG TGACTGGCTTTGATCTCTGGCTGTCAGTGCTGACCCTAGGCATTGTCTGTACCGTCTACACTGCTCTG GGTGGACTGAAGGCAGTCATCTGGACAGATGTGTTCCAGACACTGGTTATGTTCCTAGGGCAGCTGGTGGTTATCATTGTGGGGTCGGCCAAGGTGGGCGGTTTGGGGCACGTGTGGGATGTGGCTTCCCAGCATGGCCTTATCTCTGGAATCGA GCTGGATCCGGACCCTTTTGTGCGGCACACTTTCTGGACGCTGGCCTTCGGGGGTGTCTTCATGATGCTCTCCTTGTATGGAGTGAACCAGGCTCAGGTGCAGCGCTACCTCAGTTCCCGCACGGAGAAGGCTGCGGTGCT CTCCTGCTACGCCGTCTTCCCTTGCCAGCAGGTGGTCCTCTGCATGGGCTGCCTTATTGGCCTGGTCATGTTCGCCTACTACCAGGAGTATCCCATGAGCACCCAGCAGACTCAAGCAGCCCCTGACCAG TTCGTCCTGTACTTTGTGATGGATCTCCTGAGAGGCCTGCCAGGCCTGCCTGGGCTTTTTGTTGCCTGCCTCTTCAGTGGCTCCCTAAG caCCATATCCTCTGCTTTTAATTCACTGGCAACTGTTACAATGGAAGACTTGATTCGACCCTGGTTCCCTCATTTCTCCGAAGTCCGGGCCACCATGCTTTCCAGAATCATCG cCTTTGGCTATGGGCTACTTTGTCTGGGAATGGCCTATATTTCCTCCCAGATGGGACCTGTGCTGCAG GCAGCGATCAGCATCTTTGGTATGGTTGGGGGCCCGCTGCTCGGACTCTTCTGCCTTGGGATGTTCTTTCCTTGTGCCAATCCTCCC GGTGCCATTGTGGGCCTGTTGGCTGGACTGATCATGGCCTTCTGGATCGGCATTGGGAGCATAGTGACCAGCACGGGCTCTGGCAGAGCACCCACTCCCTCTGATGGGTCCAGCTTTTCCCTGCCCAGCAATCTGACTGCTGTCACCATGGCCACACTGATGCCCTCGACTACTATCTCCAG ACCCACAGGGCTACAGCGGCTCTACTCCCTGTCGTATTTATGGTACAGCGCTCACAACTCCACCACGGTCATTGTGGTGGGCCTGGCTGTCAGTCTGCTCAGTG GCGGAATGCGGGGCCGGACCCTGAACCCTCGGACCATTTACCCGGTGTTGCCGAAACTCGTTGCCCTCCTGCCCATGTCCTGTCAGAAGCGACTTCACTGCAAAACCCTCAGCCAG